The Capsicum annuum cultivar UCD-10X-F1 chromosome 1, UCD10Xv1.1, whole genome shotgun sequence sequence TCTTTCCATTACCATCACTAGATTCCTGTTAACGAGATCATTCAAGTTGTCTTCTCCTTTACACTCAAGAGATAAGTGGCCTTTATACTGTATGAACCCTTCCGCAATCCACAAACGGATTAACTTCCAAGCGGGGATTTGAAAGCCTCCAGGAAATGCACCACAATATAAAAAGCATGCTTTCAAGTCGTAAGgcaaacgatcataactcattTGCACCAATTTGTTACAATTCTCGGGTTGGTCTCTATTTATGAGGTGTTCACCAACACTCTCATCCACTTGTTTCCACTCTCTTGATGTCTTGCCTTTCCCTATTAGTGCTCCTGCAATAACAACAATCGCAAGGGGTAGTCCGTTACATTTTTTTGCTATGCTCTGTCCAGACAGCTCCAATTCAGGAGGACATTTATCCTTGTGAAAAACTTTCTTCTCCAGTAAAATCCAACTTTCATCTTCGGTCAGAAATTTTAAATCATGAGGTACGGGAGTGCATTGTTTAGCGACTTTGGTATCTCGAGTGGTCAACAATATTCTATTGCATTTGTTATTATTTGGGAAAGCTATCTTGATGCGTTCCCAAGCTTCATCAGACCATACATCATCCAACACAATCAAGTATTTTCCTCCCTTTCCCAAGAATTCTTGTATTACATCAGCCAAATCCTCCTCACACAAAACATGATATTGTTTGGTATTTCGAGTGAATTTGCTGATGATGTTGAGAAATAATTCTCTTCTCCTGTATGATTGAGAAACATAAACCCAAATACGAGTAAAAAATTCATACCCGATTGTAGGATGCTTGAAAATTTTATTTGCTAGCGTTGTTTTGCCAAGACCAGGCATACCAACAACTGGAACAACTTCTAGACGATCTGATCCTCCAAGAAGACGTTTGATTACGTTATCCGCTTCCTCGTCAAATCCAACAACATCATCTTCCTCTACCACCGGAGGCTTTCAAAATAGAAAAGATGTAGATTAGATATGTGAATTTCATAAAAACAGAGGGAACCAAAATGTTAGGTTTTGTATCATACGAGGCGGAAAGCAGAGAGCCCTTCAGTGCATTTAAGCCAAAAAAGGCACAAATAAGTGAAAAGCTAAATGTCAGAATTTCTAACTTTTTGGCTTTTTGCTTATAAGCCAACAAAACAAATAAGCTCATCCAAACTGGCTCAGATTCTTAATCCTATAGAACAGAAAAGTAGAACGTTTAGTCCTTCATCAAGAGTGATGCATGTAGTGATGCACAAAAAAAGTTGTTAGCAAGGGAATTAGAGTTCGATTGTAAAGAGAGGCAGTGAACATATAAGATTTCATGTGATACCTTTCTTTCTTCGACACTTCTGGCAGATAGATCTTCATCTTGAAGGGCCTGAAGGCCAATGGCATTATTCTGGCGGATCTCTCTGACTTTGTTTCGTATAGCTTTGATCTCGCCAGCTACTTCCCTGACTCTTTTATAATGGGGAAGGTCTAATACCCTGGTTACTCCCTTGTCCTTGTGAAGCTTAGCCTCAATAACAAACTTATCAATAGCATCTTCAGCAGAGTTAACAACGGTTCTAATCTTCTTGACCAATTCTTTGAGAACATCGTTCTCGTTGCGGCATTTGGCAGCTTGCTTAAGGAAAGCATTGAAATCATTAAGATCTTGAAGTAGACTCTCAGCAGCCTCCTTAACCCCAAGAATCAGCTCTGCGTTGTCCCGCAGCAGCTGCATCAAGTTCTCCACCAGAAATTCCACAGCTACGTTCGCCATTTTTCCTCCCTCAGTCAGGATTAGTTAATTTGATACTAAGCTGAGTATAATGCAAATGATCGGTGTTGACTCCACTTAACCTTTGAAAGACAAAGTCGTCCTTTTGCCTCTTCCTTTTTATATTCTCCACCAtcatccaaaaaaataaagagaataactGACAGCTGTCTTGCCAGATGAACGATGGGTTTTGCATAGGTACCCAAGTTCCCCAGCTTCCTAATCAACAACAACGTACtcaatgtatttttatatataatggaGTCTGGGAAGTTATGGAAGACTAAAGTATATGCATACCATATCATTATCTCTAGAGAGactatttttaataaattcatcacttagaaccaataacaatatagcaaatataaaaataaatacatataaattaaTACGGTACGCAAAATAAACTAATAGtaataacaaacacaaaagataagtaaGGGCGTATAAACTAATATAATATGCAAAATAAATAGCATCGCTAGccacaaaataatactacaatcacAGCACCACAAATAGAAAACTTCAAACACAAAAACGTCCTCCTACTATTTCTTCAGTTTATCTCCAACCTGCCTAAAATCATGGATAGCCAATTTCTCACACCTTTCGATcattaacataaataaataaaagaggaGCCCACAGCAGCTTAGACTCTGCAGTAATTCCAAGTTGATATCTTTTGACCGGTCCACTTGCCCTGTGCCCGTCTCCTTTCCACGCAAGTGCTAGCATAATTGGGTTTTCTCAGCAAGTACAACACATCCACACAATTGCTTGCATATCGTTACGTAGAGGTGTGGAGAAACCGAATTTACccataaattgaataaaaaaactgATATTTTCtacatttcaaaataattaaattagaaaaaaggTTTAAATATAtcattgaactatcaaaaatagctTATTTAAGTAATTAGTTAAAAGTTTGGTTCATTCATGTCATTGTTGTTATAAAATTGGCTCATCCATATCATTAATTTTTAACGGTagttttcaaaaatagctttgccaTGTGACTTTTTATTAAAGgttcacgtcattaattaaaataaggaaaaagactcaaatatacCATTAAACTTtcaaaaatggctcatttatgtcacTAGTTAAAAGTTCAGCTCATTCATGTCATTATCGTTATAAAATCAATCcacccatgtcattactttttaatggtgggttttcaaaacaagtTTTGTCATGTGGCCTTTTATTGGAGGTCTGtaacattaattaaaataaatcaatattaattttaaaatatcttagacccattaaaaacaaccgattcatttaacataacccgacccacacccattaaaatattttttttcctacagcaactatttttctaataaaaaatatagtgatTAATGTATATTCTTTGGCTATTTCTAgtttattttaaatcattataCATGTTACGCTTaacaaaaacctcaaaaattctatcaTACAGTAACTgattagttttaatttcagtgacTTCAATATATACTCCaaagttgcaagaaaataaaccaatgaacgattagggcaagaaataaaaagaaagaggcgTACCAATAGAACTTCTCCATTTTTCCATCACGAATTAGGGGGtatacattattgaaaaaattatttccaaataACGACTTATAAGAAATCTGTTATCACAATTATCCCGCTATGCATATGGAATAACTTTTCTCATTATGAATTAGTGgagcatacattgttgaaaaGTCATTTTCAAATAACGACTTAAAAGAAGTCTGCTATTCCAATCATCCCGCTATGTATATGGGATAAATTCTCTcgtcattatgatataaatgctGGAATAAATAATCCCGATACTAattaatttaagatattttgaaattaatattattttcttttaattaatggcgtggacttctaataaaagaccacgtggcaaagttttttttaaaaactcatcATTAAGAAGTAATGGCATGAGTGAGTTAATTTTATaatggtgatggcatgaatgagccaaacttttaactga is a genomic window containing:
- the LOC107847552 gene encoding putative late blight resistance protein homolog R1A-3 — encoded protein: MANVAVEFLVENLMQLLRDNAELILGVKEAAESLLQDLNDFNAFLKQAAKCRNENDVLKELVKKIRTVVNSAEDAIDKFVIEAKLHKDKGVTRVLDLPHYKRVREVAGEIKAIRNKVREIRQNNAIGLQALQDEDLSARSVEERKPPVVEEDDVVGFDEEADNVIKRLLGGSDRLEVVPVVGMPGLGKTTLANKIFKHPTIGYEFFTRIWVYVSQSYRRRELFLNIISKFTRNTKQYHVLCEEDLADVIQEFLGKGGKYLIVLDDVWSDEAWERIKIAFPNNNKCNRILLTTRDTKVAKQCTPVPHDLKFLTEDESWILLEKKVFHKDKCPPELELSGQSIAKKCNGLPLAIVVIAGALIGKGKTSREWKQVDESVGEHLINRDQPENCNKLVQMSYDRLPYDLKACFLYCGAFPGGFQIPAWKLIRLWIAEGFIQYKGHLSLECKGEDNLNDLVNRNLVMVMERTSDGQIKTCRLHDMLHEFCRQEAMKEENLFQEIKLGSEQYFPGKRELSTYRRLCIHSSVLDFISTKPSGEHVRSFLSFSSKKVEMPSADIPTIPKGFPLLRVLDVESINFSRFSKDFYQLYHLRYVAFSSDSIKMLPKLMGELWNIQTLIINTQQRTLDIQANIWNMERLRHLHTNSSARLPVPVAPKSSSVTLVNQSLQTLSTIAPESCTEEVFARTPNLKKLGIRGKIAVLLDNKSAASLKNVKRLEYIENLKLMNDSNQTGKLRLPPAYIFPTKLRKLTLLDTWLEWKDMSILGQLEHLEVLKLKENGFTGECWESAGGFCSLLVLWIERTNLASWKASADDFPRLKHLVLICCDKLKEIPIGLADIRSFQVMELQNSTKTAAVSARQIQDKKYKQAQEGNKNIAFKVSIFPPDL